The Fictibacillus phosphorivorans genomic sequence CCGATCTGTTTGTACGTTTTGATTAACATATTAGGGATGCTGACTGATCCTTCAGCCATCCATCGTTCAAATAAATTACCGTTCATCACTAAAACACCTCTTGAAACATTATAGCATATAAAACTAGGTTTTTTATTTTCACTGTACTGGTGAATGTTGAGAAAAAAAGTAGTTTTTGAGCGTGATGAGCATATGCTAGTCGCTTGTCGAAATTTGCAGAACCGCCTTTATTTACTTTTTTTGACTTAATTGGTTCCGATTTTGACTTAATTTTTTCATTTTAGACTCAATCGCATCCAAGTACGACTTAATTCTTCCTCAAAACGACTTAATTTCACGTTTTCCACACTTTCTACACCCTCGAAAACAAAAAAAAATCTCCCCGCATAACAGGGAGATTTTTAAATTTATTAATTAAGGATACAAACGGTTCAATAGACGTGGGAATGGAATCGTTTCACGAACGTGCTCCGCTCCAGAGATCCAAGCTACTGTACGCTCTAATCCAAGACCGAATCCTGAATGTGGAACGCTTCCGTATTTTCTAAGTTCTAGATACCATTTGTAGGCATCGTCCGTTAACCCGTGCTCTTCATAACGCTGTTCCATTAATGCTAGGTCATCGATACGCTGACTTCCACCGATGATCTCTCCGTATCCTTCTGGAGCGATCAGGTCTGCACATAGTACAACATCTTCACGGTTAGGGTCTGGCTTCATGTAGAACGCTTTGATGTCTTTCGGATAGTTCGTTATGAAAACAGGCTTGTCGAAGCTTTCCGCGATCGCTGTTTCGTGCGGCGCACCGAAGTCGTCTCCCCACTCAATATCGTCAAACCCTTTTTCTTTTAGCATCTTGATCGCATCGTCATAAGAAACACGAGGGAAAGGCGCTTTTACGTTCTCTAACTTAGAGATATCGCGTCCAAGTGTCTTTAGCTCGTTCTCACAGCGTGTGATCACAGATTGAACGATGTGTGAGATGAACTGTTCTTGAATTTCAAGTGATTCTTCGTGTTCCACGAATGCCATCTCAGGTTCGATCATCCAGAACTCGATCAAGTGACGACGAGTCTTTGATTTCTCTGCACGGAACGTCGGCCCGAACGAGTATACTTTTCCAAGTGCCATCGCTGCCGCTTCCATGTAGAGTTGTCCACTTTGTGAAAGATACGCATCTTCTTCAAAGTACTTCGTGTGGAACAATGAAGTCGTTCCTTCAGCAGAACTTCCTGTAAGGATCGGAGGATCTACTTTTGCAAAGTCGTTGTTGTAGAAGAACTCGTTCACTGCATGAATAATCTCGTTACGAATCTTTAAGATCGCGTGCTGACGCTTAGAACGGATCCAAAGGTGACGGTGATCCATCAAGAACTCTGTTCCGTGTTCTTTCGGTGTGATCGGGTAGTCTACCGCTTGATGAAGCACTTCAACATCTGTTACTTCAAGTTCTACACCTAGAGCTGAACGCTCGTCCTCTTTAACCATACCCGTTACATAAAGACTGGACTCTTGCGTAAGTCCTTTTGCTTTTGCAAAGATCTCATCGCCTACTTCACTCTTAACAACAACTCCTTGTACGAATCCAGATCCATCACGAAGCTGTAAGAAAGCGATCTTACCTGAAGAACGCTTATTAGAGAGCCAAGCACCGATCTTTACGGTCTTGCCTACGTGTTCACTAAGCTTATTAATCGTTGTTTTCACTACATGTACCTCCACTGTACGTTATCAATATCTACCAAAAAAAATTATGAAGGAGAACTTTCTAAAAATCAATCATTACTTCTGTTTTGAGTTGATAAAACGTTCGATGCGATCTAAAGCTTCCATGATCGTATCAAGGCTCGTTGCATAAGAAAGTCTCACGTTATTAGGCGCACCGAATCCTGAACCTGGTACTAATGCTACTTTTTCTTCTTCTAAAAGAGCTTCTACCCACTCATCAACAGAGTTAAATCCTGTCATGCTAACCGCTTCTGTTGCGTTCGGGAACAGATAGAACGCTCCGTTCGGTTTCACACAAGTGATGCCAGGAATCGTGATCAGACGGTCGTACACTTTGTTCATACGTTCTTCAAACGCTTTGCGCATCTCTTCAACAGGCTCTTGTGTGCCGTTATAGGCTGCAAGTGCACCGTGCTGAGATGTTGTTGTTGGGTTCGATGTACTATGGCTGTCTAAGTTCGTCATTGCTTTAATGATCTTAGCGTCACCTGCTGCAAAACCGATTCTCCAGCCTGTCATCGCATGTGATTTAGACAAACCATTGATGATGATTGTTTGCTTTTTCAGCTCTGGTGAAAGCTCTGCAATTGATGTATGTTTCACTCCGCCGTAAACGAGTTTTTCATAGATTTCATCAGAAACGATTAAGATATCATTCTCAAGACACACTTCACCAATCGCGCGCAGCTCTTCTGCTGAATAAAGCGATCCTGTCGGGTTGCTTGGAGAGTTCAATACAAGTGCTTTCGTTTGTTCAGTGATTGCTTTTTTAAGATCTTCTGCTGTGATCTTGAATCCATTCTCTTCTTTTCCTTCCAAGTAAACTGGCGTACCGTCAGCGAGTTTCACTTGTTCAGGATAGCTCACCCAATATGGTATCGGGATGATCACTTCGTCTCCTTCATCAAGGATCGCTTGAAACAGAGAGTACAACGAATGTTTTGCTCCTGTACTTACAATGATCTCAGACGGTTCGTACGTTAACCCTTGATCTTGCTTCAGCTTGTTCACGATCGCTTTTTTTAGTGACAAAAGACCGCCAGAAGCTGTATATTTCGTGTGTCCTTCTTTCATAGACTCATAAGCCGCTTCAATAATATGTATCGGTGTATTAAAGTCAGGTTCACCTGCACCAAGTGCGATTACATCGTGCCCGTCTGCCTTTAATTGGTTTGCCTTTGCTGTGATTGCGAGAGTTGTTGAAGGAGTTAATGCCTCCACACGTTTTGCAAGCTTCATACTACTAAATCCCTCCACGTTTTTATTCATCTGATTTCTATTGATCTGATTCTTTCAGACGATAGATTTCGTATCGCTCACCACTTTCAAAATAGCCGTAAAAGTAGGTGTAACGGTCCTTCGTGTCATAATAGACTACTTCCCATAATGGAATGTCGTCTTCCATACCGAGACGGCTGTCGACGATCGTCTTTGCATCATGGTTCTGTTTCACATAATTCAGGATCTGTTTCTCTGAAAGTCCATCTTTCGCGTTCAAAGAGGTGACCTTTTTGTCTTTATCGACCCAAACGATCTTGTTTGTGCCTTTTTTGTTCTTACCTTCTACTACATAATACGTCTCATTCTTATAAAAGTGATCCACATTTGTAATAGAAACGAGGTCCTCTTCTTTCTTTGCGATCTCAACCGCTTCTGCTTCTTTCTTAGCGGGCTTTGCTTGAACACCATTAAACAGATAATAAGCTTGCCAGCTTGCTAAGATTAGAATGCCAATAACAACAAGTATCCACTTTTTTCCCATATTTAAGCCTTCCTATGTGCGATAGATCGTAAAAATCATCTTATTTTTATTATCGTCATCTAACGCGAGCCCAAACATTAAATCTTGATGCTTTAATGTTTTGTTCAGTTCAGATACTACTTTATACAAGTCACTCGACTTGTCCACCTTTAGCGTCGAAAGAACTTCAATTTTGCTTTCCACGGTTCTTCCTCCTCTTACATCAATCTTTTCCTTGTTTACTATAGCAGAAAATCGGTGAAAAAGGTACTTTAGAATCCTTTAATAAGAAGGAAAAATGACTTTGTTTATGCTTACTTTGTAAACTAGCTTCCTAAATCAAGAGGTAAACAAAAATAAACCGACCAGATATAAAATATGGTCGGTCACAAATGGAAATATCATTTTTTTGAATTGATTTTTACATTTACCGGAGTTATATCAAGAATAACATTCACGAACGAATAATCATCTTTCTGCCCGTCCGTATATCCCCAATAACCTTCTGTTTCTTCGATCTTACGAAAGTTCAACTCAAATCCCCTTCCGTTATTAAAGCTGTAGCTTTTTACACTCTCCGCTCCAGCATTATCAACTAAATTATAAGAGATGAATTTGTTTAACACGCTGTGACCACTCAATACACCTGAATGAGGCGGGACAATATGTTCGTAATACTCGTAGCCTTTCGTGCTTTCTTTCTTCTCATTAATGATTATGTTCTTCGTTCTTAGATCGAGGATGTCTCCTTGATTGATCCAAGATAGTTTAATATTCTTAAATTGACTTTGACCAAAATCTGGACTTCTTAGCTGTTGAGACAGATCGACTAACGTTACGCCTCCTCTTCCAACAACTTCAGCTTTTTTATCTTCGTTATATATGACAAGAGCCGTGTCCTCATCTATACCATATGATAAATTCTTAGGTTCACCTTTTTCATCTGCTACCGCGATCAAGCGTCCAAGACGTGCTTTCTTATCAAAGTGCTGATCAATGATGCCGTGTTCAAAAAAACCGAGCCCTCGTTCTAGATAACCTGGTCCTCCCTCTTGCTGCAGCATTCCGTCATACGTATTCGTAAATCCGGATGCTAGTGTATCATGACTGCCTCCACCGGCAATCATTACATCACTCATTATTGCTGCCCCAGCACTCGTTCCACCAAGCACTGCCCCGTTTCTATACGATTTCCAAATCGCGTTCAATACTTTTGAATTTGTTCCGTTCTTGTTCAATAACGAATCTGTAATCTTTGTCTGATCTCCGCCTACAAACCAAACCGCATCTAGTCTCTCAACATTCTTTGCAAGTTCTTGATCGTTCTTATTTAAATCAGCCCATTTTGATTCATCTTCCGGTGTTTTTTTGTCGTCAGTTACAGCGAGAGGAAGTATCTCAATATTCTCTGGTGACATCCCGTATCGGACGAGGTCTTCTTTAAATGCCTTAGATGAAACTAAACTAGAGCTTGCAGCAGGTATGATTCCGACTCTGGAATCTTCTTTTTGTTTAGCAAGATCAATGAACTTTTTATACACGTCCTGATTACTGCTTCCTAAAGCACCTCCAGCAATCAACAGGTTTCCTTTAACCGGTTCTGAGCGATCGATGACTGGAGGGATAAATGAAGACTTTTTGTACTCAGTGAATGCATTTGCATTCTTTTTGAAACTTACCTTTTTAGGAGCTACATCAAAAGCAACGTTTGTAAAAGAATAGTCGTCTTTTTGTCCGTCTTTATAACCCCAATAGCCTTTTGTGTTTTCCGTTTTTCTAAAAGTAAGCTGAAATCCTTCCCCTTTAGAATCGTACAAATAACTTTTCACAGCATTCGTTGTCGTATTATCAATCAGGGAATACGAGAGATATTCTTTCAACCTTCCATAAGAAGTAAAAACTCCTGTTGCATCAAGCGGTTTGAATTCGTAATACTCATATTCGTTCGTCTCATCTTTATGATCGCTTATGAAAAATTCTTTAGTAGAAACATTCAAAGTATCACCTGAAACGAGATGGCTGATATAAACATCTTGAAAATGAGCACTATCAGAATCAATCACCTTCGTTTTGCTAACATCAACAACAGATACGCCGCTTCTTCCGACTATCTTTACTGTTTGTTGTTTGTTGTTCACGATAAGAGCTGTATCTTCATCTACACCATAAGCAAATTGATTCCTCGTTTTCTCTTTTAGTGCCGTCATTACCAGTCTCCCAAGACGTGCACGTTCATCAAAATGCTGATCTACAATGCCATACTTAAAGAATCCGAGCCCTTTTTCAATATGCAATGGTTCGTATTCTTCACCTGATTTTAGGTTATTCTTCATAACAAACTCTTTGTTTAGTGCGCCTAAGCTGTCACCACCGGTAATCATCACATCGCTCATGATGGCTGCACCAGCACTCGTTCCTCCAAGGACACCACCTTCCTTATACATCTTCCAAATCGCGTCTAATGCTTTCGTCCGATGGCCGTTCGGTTTTACTAATGTATCTGTAATTCGCAGCTGATCTCCACCAACAAACCAGATCGCGCTATAATTCTCAATCTTGTTTGCTATTCGTTTCCTGTTTGCGTTTTTTCTCCATTTGGATTCATCTTCTGATGTACCGCTGAAATCTTGATTTGCTAGAGGAACGATCTCGATCTGATGCTCATGTAACCCATATGTAATGAGATCTTTTTTAAAGCTTTGGGAAGATTTTAAGGAACTACTTGCTGCAGGTATGATTCCAATTTTGGCCTCTTTCTTACCACCTGCTAAACTGATAAATTCGTTATATACTTCCTTATTGCTACTCCCTAGAGCTCCTCCGGCAATCACAAGGTTTCCTTTCCAATCATCCTTTTTCTTAGCAAAACTTATTGATGAGGTAGTTAGTGATAAGCCAAGCGTCATAGCCAACGTTACAGACATCCATTTTTTGTTCAAGGATTCTTTCTCCTCCATTCATAGAACTCTCTTCAAAAAAGCTACTTCTACAAGAGAATCTATAATATTTTTTGAAAATTCATTTTATTTTATGCAAGATACATGCCAAAGAGGGAAAGCTTGTCTATCAATAAAAAGCAGTGAGCCAAGTTTGTTTGGTTATTAT encodes the following:
- the asnS gene encoding asparagine--tRNA ligase; translated protein: MKTTINKLSEHVGKTVKIGAWLSNKRSSGKIAFLQLRDGSGFVQGVVVKSEVGDEIFAKAKGLTQESSLYVTGMVKEDERSALGVELEVTDVEVLHQAVDYPITPKEHGTEFLMDHRHLWIRSKRQHAILKIRNEIIHAVNEFFYNNDFAKVDPPILTGSSAEGTTSLFHTKYFEEDAYLSQSGQLYMEAAAMALGKVYSFGPTFRAEKSKTRRHLIEFWMIEPEMAFVEHEESLEIQEQFISHIVQSVITRCENELKTLGRDISKLENVKAPFPRVSYDDAIKMLKEKGFDDIEWGDDFGAPHETAIAESFDKPVFITNYPKDIKAFYMKPDPNREDVVLCADLIAPEGYGEIIGGSQRIDDLALMEQRYEEHGLTDDAYKWYLELRKYGSVPHSGFGLGLERTVAWISGAEHVRETIPFPRLLNRLYP
- a CDS encoding pyridoxal phosphate-dependent aminotransferase; its protein translation is MKLAKRVEALTPSTTLAITAKANQLKADGHDVIALGAGEPDFNTPIHIIEAAYESMKEGHTKYTASGGLLSLKKAIVNKLKQDQGLTYEPSEIIVSTGAKHSLYSLFQAILDEGDEVIIPIPYWVSYPEQVKLADGTPVYLEGKEENGFKITAEDLKKAITEQTKALVLNSPSNPTGSLYSAEELRAIGEVCLENDILIVSDEIYEKLVYGGVKHTSIAELSPELKKQTIIINGLSKSHAMTGWRIGFAAGDAKIIKAMTNLDSHSTSNPTTTSQHGALAAYNGTQEPVEEMRKAFEERMNKVYDRLITIPGITCVKPNGAFYLFPNATEAVSMTGFNSVDEWVEALLEEEKVALVPGSGFGAPNNVRLSYATSLDTIMEALDRIERFINSKQK
- a CDS encoding DUF5590 domain-containing protein, which produces MGKKWILVVIGILILASWQAYYLFNGVQAKPAKKEAEAVEIAKKEEDLVSITNVDHFYKNETYYVVEGKNKKGTNKIVWVDKDKKVTSLNAKDGLSEKQILNYVKQNHDAKTIVDSRLGMEDDIPLWEVVYYDTKDRYTYFYGYFESGERYEIYRLKESDQ
- a CDS encoding YpmA family protein, whose protein sequence is MESKIEVLSTLKVDKSSDLYKVVSELNKTLKHQDLMFGLALDDDNKNKMIFTIYRT
- a CDS encoding cyanophycinase; this translates as MNKKWMSVTLAMTLGLSLTTSSISFAKKKDDWKGNLVIAGGALGSSNKEVYNEFISLAGGKKEAKIGIIPAASSSLKSSQSFKKDLITYGLHEHQIEIVPLANQDFSGTSEDESKWRKNANRKRIANKIENYSAIWFVGGDQLRITDTLVKPNGHRTKALDAIWKMYKEGGVLGGTSAGAAIMSDVMITGGDSLGALNKEFVMKNNLKSGEEYEPLHIEKGLGFFKYGIVDQHFDERARLGRLVMTALKEKTRNQFAYGVDEDTALIVNNKQQTVKIVGRSGVSVVDVSKTKVIDSDSAHFQDVYISHLVSGDTLNVSTKEFFISDHKDETNEYEYYEFKPLDATGVFTSYGRLKEYLSYSLIDNTTTNAVKSYLYDSKGEGFQLTFRKTENTKGYWGYKDGQKDDYSFTNVAFDVAPKKVSFKKNANAFTEYKKSSFIPPVIDRSEPVKGNLLIAGGALGSSNQDVYKKFIDLAKQKEDSRVGIIPAASSSLVSSKAFKEDLVRYGMSPENIEILPLAVTDDKKTPEDESKWADLNKNDQELAKNVERLDAVWFVGGDQTKITDSLLNKNGTNSKVLNAIWKSYRNGAVLGGTSAGAAIMSDVMIAGGGSHDTLASGFTNTYDGMLQQEGGPGYLERGLGFFEHGIIDQHFDKKARLGRLIAVADEKGEPKNLSYGIDEDTALVIYNEDKKAEVVGRGGVTLVDLSQQLRSPDFGQSQFKNIKLSWINQGDILDLRTKNIIINEKKESTKGYEYYEHIVPPHSGVLSGHSVLNKFISYNLVDNAGAESVKSYSFNNGRGFELNFRKIEETEGYWGYTDGQKDDYSFVNVILDITPVNVKINSKK